A genomic segment from Actinoplanes sichuanensis encodes:
- a CDS encoding NACHT and WD40 repeat domain-containing protein, which produces MTLRRLLGGRKIRAAAAVVLGVVAIALPLFVAMTDKTQRDTLLAVTGIAVSLTAAGLSVWSHFFRTPAPERSTEQQVNDLADIVSAEWRAEASTRLLDSPGVLPLRWSYDGDERTYRFEGRFDDFAGQLASVFATGNQRLLILGEPGAGKTVLAIMLVLGLIEARRPGAATPVLLTVSSWDPLSEKLTDWLDRTLGTVYYGGRREIPAALRHERLVIPVLDGLDEMPESARRSAVAAINEALGGDEAIVLTCRTAEYLDVIAGGSANLVQAPVINVQPVAVAEAITYLQRVAWPRGTDWTPAFAAWTQNPGGPFAAALSTPLMISVARTVYERGGGRPCELLTVATRHAVEDHLLDRLVDAAYVPRPGPDESALEHRDQARIAAPARRYLTELAQYLHTHGKRELAWWEMSRSLLSPWAGPLIGLAGGLLMMIFTAACYAVAAHLGPQDTSEISDAAVAYGTFCGVIFAIGTTLIWYTTATATPGMLSFRLRGSAGRLRSGFVNGAALIAVPAVPLFAVSGAIPFVIGGPDLDTVISFTGSAAVAVAVAALLGLATAAQRWLHAPIVHAAQADPAQYLRQDRRSTLAGAALAGLISAVGFAPLLVCALVLGGAAGRAVTGWPGVPASFDWRSLVHSTVGEADPWHSPEEAVVLIVTPGLIVATWSLSTRAWTKFLVMRFMLAMQRRLPWRLFRFLIDARQRQLVRYSSGCFQFRHVRLQEHLANRTRPVAHRTTTTGSVLVRRSAFAAVVIVLVALPVLQRTLPHDGATAVLTGHHSPIEVLAFSEDGSLLASGDSTGAIMLWTTREPGRLLRPLSPAAPSPDSDRSSLEHRVTSLTFAHGGHSLISVSDTAAYLWDVQTGTKILSLPNPESIRYASFSPRGDYAVAHYSDRFRIWHADGRPTPLGEIRPEGSPLVEFSSDDTKVAVAGTEDNRVTIRRTASGSLVEELPILADEVSSITYSPDDEVLAVGAGTTVRLWRQGGGWLDRPIIHTYGIGPVTFNKTSEVLMTTDGDSRVLLRHSRPGSPIQELNDIAAYPPPMFSPDGSSILSFDDGGDARLFEALTGRPLTRLAFPCSNTSYDDTLFSPDGHTIVTNHCEGLQTWNAADGHLLTDLVGHLGGVRCIAMDPRGEVLASGGYDTSIRLWRLP; this is translated from the coding sequence ATGACACTTCGGCGCTTACTCGGCGGGCGGAAGATTCGAGCCGCGGCGGCCGTCGTCCTCGGCGTCGTCGCGATCGCCTTACCGCTATTCGTGGCGATGACCGACAAGACCCAACGCGACACGCTCCTGGCGGTGACCGGGATAGCCGTCTCCCTCACCGCTGCCGGGCTCTCGGTGTGGTCCCACTTCTTCCGCACACCCGCGCCTGAGCGAAGCACCGAACAACAGGTGAACGATCTCGCCGACATCGTCAGCGCGGAATGGCGAGCGGAGGCGTCCACCCGGCTGCTCGACTCCCCCGGCGTGCTGCCGCTGCGCTGGAGCTACGACGGCGACGAACGGACCTACCGGTTCGAGGGTCGATTCGACGACTTCGCCGGTCAGCTCGCGTCGGTGTTCGCCACCGGCAACCAGCGCCTGCTGATCCTCGGCGAACCGGGGGCGGGCAAAACGGTTCTCGCGATCATGCTGGTCCTGGGACTGATCGAAGCCCGTCGGCCCGGCGCGGCCACACCCGTGCTGCTGACCGTCTCGTCGTGGGATCCGCTGTCGGAGAAGCTGACGGACTGGCTCGACCGGACGCTCGGCACGGTGTACTACGGCGGACGGCGAGAGATCCCCGCTGCATTGCGGCACGAACGGCTCGTCATCCCGGTCCTCGACGGGCTCGACGAGATGCCCGAGTCGGCCCGACGATCCGCGGTCGCGGCGATCAACGAGGCCCTCGGCGGCGACGAGGCGATCGTGCTCACCTGCCGGACCGCCGAATACCTCGACGTCATCGCCGGCGGCTCGGCGAACCTGGTCCAGGCGCCGGTCATCAACGTCCAGCCGGTCGCCGTCGCGGAGGCGATCACCTACCTGCAGCGCGTCGCCTGGCCACGGGGCACCGACTGGACCCCGGCCTTCGCGGCCTGGACACAGAATCCGGGTGGGCCGTTCGCCGCCGCTTTGTCGACACCGTTGATGATCTCAGTGGCCCGGACCGTGTACGAGCGCGGCGGTGGGCGTCCGTGCGAGTTGCTCACCGTGGCGACCCGGCACGCCGTCGAGGACCACCTGCTCGATCGGCTGGTCGACGCGGCATACGTGCCGCGGCCCGGCCCGGACGAGTCGGCTCTCGAGCACCGCGATCAGGCCAGGATCGCCGCACCGGCACGCCGCTACCTGACCGAACTCGCCCAGTACCTGCACACCCACGGCAAACGCGAACTCGCCTGGTGGGAGATGAGCCGAAGCCTGCTCTCCCCCTGGGCCGGGCCCCTCATCGGCCTGGCCGGCGGCCTGCTCATGATGATCTTCACCGCCGCCTGCTACGCCGTGGCCGCGCACCTCGGCCCGCAGGACACCTCGGAGATCAGCGACGCCGCCGTCGCCTACGGCACGTTCTGCGGGGTCATCTTCGCCATCGGCACCACGCTGATCTGGTACACCACGGCGACGGCGACACCCGGAATGCTGTCGTTCCGGCTGCGTGGATCCGCCGGCAGGCTGCGAAGCGGATTCGTCAACGGTGCCGCACTGATCGCCGTGCCGGCGGTCCCGCTCTTCGCCGTCAGCGGCGCCATTCCCTTCGTCATCGGCGGACCGGATCTCGACACGGTCATCTCCTTCACCGGATCGGCGGCCGTCGCCGTGGCGGTCGCGGCCTTACTCGGCCTGGCGACTGCCGCGCAGCGGTGGCTCCATGCGCCGATCGTCCACGCGGCACAGGCCGATCCCGCCCAATATCTGCGGCAGGACCGGCGCTCGACGCTGGCCGGCGCCGCCCTGGCCGGTCTCATCTCCGCGGTGGGGTTCGCACCGCTGCTCGTTTGCGCACTCGTGCTCGGCGGTGCGGCCGGGCGGGCCGTCACCGGCTGGCCCGGCGTTCCCGCCTCGTTCGACTGGCGCTCCCTGGTGCACTCCACCGTCGGTGAGGCGGATCCGTGGCATTCGCCGGAGGAAGCGGTCGTGCTGATCGTCACCCCGGGGCTGATCGTGGCCACCTGGTCGCTCTCCACGCGAGCATGGACGAAATTCCTGGTGATGCGGTTCATGCTCGCCATGCAGCGGCGCCTGCCCTGGCGATTGTTCAGGTTCCTCATCGATGCCCGGCAGCGCCAGCTGGTTCGCTATTCGAGTGGATGCTTCCAGTTTCGACACGTCCGTCTTCAGGAACATCTCGCCAATCGAACGCGCCCGGTCGCTCATCGAACCACCACCACCGGCTCGGTCTTGGTGCGCCGGTCGGCTTTCGCCGCCGTCGTCATCGTTCTGGTCGCCCTACCCGTGCTCCAGAGAACCCTGCCTCACGACGGCGCGACGGCGGTGCTGACCGGCCATCATTCACCGATCGAAGTGTTGGCCTTCAGCGAGGACGGTTCGCTGCTGGCCAGCGGCGACAGCACCGGCGCGATCATGCTGTGGACCACCAGAGAGCCGGGCCGCCTGCTTCGTCCGCTGTCACCGGCAGCGCCATCGCCGGACTCCGACAGGTCTTCTCTCGAACACCGGGTCACCTCTCTCACATTCGCCCACGGCGGGCACTCGTTGATCAGCGTGAGCGACACCGCCGCCTACCTCTGGGATGTGCAGACCGGCACAAAGATCCTGTCGCTCCCGAATCCCGAATCCATTCGGTACGCCTCCTTCAGTCCACGAGGTGACTACGCGGTCGCGCATTATTCCGACAGGTTCCGGATCTGGCACGCCGACGGCCGGCCTACTCCACTCGGCGAGATTCGACCGGAGGGAAGTCCCCTGGTGGAATTCTCGAGCGACGACACGAAGGTTGCGGTCGCCGGCACCGAGGACAACCGGGTCACCATTCGCAGGACCGCGTCCGGCAGCCTGGTGGAGGAGCTGCCGATCCTGGCCGACGAGGTCTCCTCCATCACCTACTCGCCCGACGACGAGGTGCTCGCTGTCGGCGCCGGCACGACGGTGAGGTTGTGGAGACAAGGCGGAGGCTGGTTGGACCGGCCGATCATCCACACCTACGGCATCGGCCCGGTCACGTTCAACAAAACCAGCGAGGTCCTCATGACCACCGACGGCGACAGTCGTGTGCTGCTGCGCCACAGCAGACCAGGTAGCCCCATCCAGGAACTGAATGACATCGCCGCCTACCCGCCACCGATGTTCAGCCCGGACGGAAGTAGCATTCTGTCATTCGACGATGGGGGAGACGCTCGCCTCTTCGAAGCACTCACCGGTCGGCCTCTCACCCGGTTGGCTTTCCCGTGCTCGAACACGAGCTACGACGACACTCTCTTCTCGCCCGATGGCCACACGATCGTCACGAATCATTGCGAGGGCCTACAGACCTGGAATGCCGCGGACGGTCATCTGCTGACCGACCTGGTCGGCCACCTCGGCGGGGTGCGATGCATCGCGATGGACCCTCGCGGTGAAGTGCTGGCCTCCGGCGGCTACGACACCTCCATCCGGCTCTGGAGACTGCCGTGA
- a CDS encoding NAD(P)H-dependent oxidoreductase subunit E, whose translation MTDRVRALVAAHRGDRGALMPILHAIQAEFGYVDAGVVPVLAAELNISRADVHGVITFYTDFRSEPAGATVVKLCRAEACQSVGAEKLIAHAEQVLGIKVGQTTPDGAVTLEQVFCLGNCALGPAGQINGQVRGRLSPALLQELVR comes from the coding sequence ATGACGGATCGGGTGCGGGCGCTGGTCGCCGCGCACCGGGGTGATCGCGGCGCGCTGATGCCGATCCTGCATGCGATTCAGGCCGAGTTCGGCTACGTCGACGCGGGTGTCGTGCCGGTGCTGGCCGCCGAGCTCAACATCTCCCGCGCCGACGTGCACGGCGTGATCACCTTCTACACCGACTTCCGGTCCGAGCCGGCCGGCGCCACGGTCGTCAAACTCTGCCGCGCCGAGGCCTGCCAGTCGGTCGGCGCGGAGAAGCTGATCGCCCACGCCGAGCAGGTCCTCGGGATCAAGGTCGGCCAGACCACCCCGGACGGCGCGGTCACCCTGGAGCAGGTGTTCTGCCTGGGCAACTGCGCGCTCGGCCCGGCCGGCCAGATCAACGGACAGGTCCGCGGACGGCTCAGCCCGGCCCTTCTGCAGGAGTTGGTGCGCTGA
- the pntB gene encoding Re/Si-specific NAD(P)(+) transhydrogenase subunit beta encodes MTIATAASAAYIVAALLFILALAGLSKHETAKSGNTFGVAGMALALIATIGLAVDGEIGALNLALLVVALVIGAAIGLQRAAKVEMTGMPELIALLHSFVGLAAVLVGWNGYLHAADPDGAAARTLDADGMLGIHHAEVFIGVFIGAVTFTGSIVAYLKLSAKIKSSPLMLPGKNLLNLGALAVFAVLTTWFVIDPQLWLLIVVTLLALALGWHLVASIGGGDMPVVVSMLNSYSGWAAAAAGFLLENDLLIVTGALVGSSGAYLSYIMCKAMNRSFISVIAGGFGIEAGPAQDKEYGEHREINAEGVAELLAGADTVIITPGYGMAVAQAQYGVAELTRTLRDRGVDVRFGIHPVAGRLPGHMNVLLAEARVPYDIVLEMDEINDDFTGTSVVLVIGANDTVNPAATEDPTSPIAGMPVLKVWEADQVIVFKRSMASGYAGVQNPLFFRENSAMLFGDAKDRVEDILNAVRHLTTV; translated from the coding sequence ATGACCATCGCCACCGCGGCGAGCGCCGCGTACATCGTCGCGGCCCTGCTCTTCATCCTGGCCCTGGCCGGGCTGTCCAAGCACGAGACCGCGAAGTCGGGCAACACCTTCGGGGTGGCCGGCATGGCGCTGGCCCTGATCGCGACGATCGGGCTGGCCGTCGACGGCGAGATCGGCGCGCTGAATCTCGCCCTGCTCGTGGTCGCCCTCGTCATCGGCGCCGCGATCGGGCTGCAGCGGGCCGCGAAGGTCGAGATGACCGGCATGCCGGAACTGATCGCCCTGCTGCACAGCTTCGTCGGCCTGGCCGCGGTGCTGGTCGGCTGGAACGGCTACCTGCACGCCGCGGACCCGGACGGCGCCGCGGCCCGCACCCTGGACGCCGACGGCATGCTGGGCATCCACCACGCCGAGGTGTTCATCGGCGTCTTCATCGGAGCGGTCACGTTCACCGGCTCGATCGTGGCGTACCTCAAACTCTCCGCGAAGATCAAGTCGAGCCCGCTGATGCTGCCCGGCAAGAACCTGCTCAACCTCGGCGCGCTGGCCGTCTTCGCCGTACTCACCACCTGGTTCGTGATCGACCCGCAGCTGTGGCTGCTGATCGTGGTCACGCTGCTGGCCCTGGCGCTCGGCTGGCACCTGGTCGCCTCGATCGGCGGCGGCGACATGCCGGTCGTGGTGTCGATGCTCAACAGCTACTCCGGCTGGGCCGCCGCGGCCGCCGGGTTCCTGCTGGAGAACGACCTGCTCATCGTCACCGGGGCACTGGTCGGCTCATCCGGTGCCTACCTGTCGTACATCATGTGCAAGGCGATGAACCGGTCGTTCATCTCGGTGATCGCCGGCGGCTTCGGCATCGAGGCCGGCCCCGCCCAGGACAAGGAGTACGGCGAACACCGCGAGATCAACGCCGAGGGCGTCGCCGAACTGCTGGCCGGCGCCGACACGGTGATCATCACCCCCGGGTACGGCATGGCCGTGGCCCAGGCGCAGTACGGCGTGGCCGAACTGACCCGCACCCTGCGCGACCGCGGCGTCGACGTCCGCTTCGGCATCCACCCGGTCGCCGGCCGGCTGCCCGGACACATGAACGTGCTGCTGGCCGAGGCGCGCGTGCCGTACGACATCGTGCTGGAGATGGACGAGATCAACGACGACTTCACCGGCACCTCGGTGGTCCTGGTGATCGGCGCCAACGACACCGTCAACCCGGCCGCCACCGAGGACCCGACCAGCCCGATCGCCGGGATGCCGGTGCTCAAGGTCTGGGAGGCCGACCAGGTGATCGTCTTCAAGCGTTCGATGGCCTCGGGTTACGCCGGAGTCCAGAACCCGCTGTTCTTCCGCGAGAACAGCGCCATGCTCTTCGGCGACGCCAAGGACCGCGTCGAGGACATCCTCAACGCCGTCCGCCATCTGACCACGGTCTGA
- a CDS encoding Re/Si-specific NAD(P)(+) transhydrogenase subunit alpha translates to MIIGVLRDPDPGERRVAATPATVEQLAKLGYQVVVEPGAGAEASFSDESYAEAGAAIGDPLTADVVFTINPPLQRLDKLAEGTTLIGMLNPRLAPDLVEDLARRPITALSMDAVPRISRAQSLDVLSSMANIAGYRAVVEAAHAFGRFFTGQVTAAGKVPPAKVLVAGAGVAGLAAIGAAGSLGAIVRATDPRPEVADQVRSLGGEYLSIEAADVEVSATGYAKEMSDDYNDRAARLYADQAREVDIVITTALIPGRPAPTLITADMVATMKAGSVIVDMAAANGGNVEGTVPGEVVVTANGVTIIGYTDLPGRLPAQASQLYGTNLVNLMKLLTPGKDGQLVLDFDDVVQRSMTVVRDGELTWPPPAVSVSAAPAPVAEKPVEVAAKPARKINPLLTAGVGAAALFLLIAAAPAALRGHLTVFALAIVIGYYVIGHVHHALHTPLMSVTNAISGIIVVGALLQLGHGGPVVTGLSFVAILLAGINVFGGFAVTRRMLAMFSRS, encoded by the coding sequence GTGATCATCGGTGTACTGAGGGACCCGGATCCGGGTGAGCGTCGTGTGGCGGCCACTCCCGCCACCGTGGAGCAGTTGGCCAAACTGGGATATCAGGTAGTGGTGGAGCCCGGCGCCGGCGCCGAGGCCTCGTTCTCCGACGAGTCTTACGCCGAGGCCGGCGCGGCGATCGGCGACCCGCTGACCGCAGACGTCGTGTTCACCATCAACCCACCACTGCAGCGGCTCGACAAGCTGGCCGAGGGGACCACCCTGATCGGCATGCTCAACCCGCGCCTCGCACCCGACCTCGTCGAGGACCTCGCGCGGCGGCCGATCACGGCACTGTCGATGGACGCGGTGCCGCGCATCTCCCGGGCCCAGTCACTGGACGTGCTGTCCTCGATGGCCAACATCGCCGGCTACCGCGCGGTCGTCGAGGCGGCCCACGCCTTCGGCCGGTTCTTCACCGGACAGGTCACCGCCGCCGGCAAGGTACCCCCGGCCAAGGTGCTGGTCGCCGGCGCCGGTGTCGCCGGGCTCGCCGCCATCGGCGCGGCCGGCAGCCTCGGTGCCATCGTCCGGGCCACCGACCCCCGCCCCGAGGTCGCCGACCAGGTCCGCTCGCTGGGCGGCGAATACCTGTCGATCGAGGCCGCCGACGTCGAGGTCTCCGCCACCGGCTACGCCAAGGAGATGTCCGACGACTACAACGACCGGGCCGCGCGGCTCTACGCCGACCAGGCCCGCGAGGTCGACATCGTCATCACCACCGCACTGATCCCCGGCCGCCCCGCCCCGACACTGATCACCGCCGACATGGTCGCCACCATGAAGGCCGGCAGCGTGATCGTCGACATGGCCGCGGCCAACGGCGGCAACGTCGAGGGCACCGTGCCCGGCGAGGTGGTGGTCACCGCCAACGGCGTCACCATCATCGGCTACACCGACCTGCCCGGCCGGCTGCCCGCCCAGGCCAGCCAGCTCTACGGCACCAACCTGGTCAACCTGATGAAGCTGCTCACCCCGGGCAAGGACGGGCAGCTGGTCCTCGACTTCGACGACGTGGTGCAGCGGTCGATGACCGTGGTCCGCGACGGCGAGCTGACCTGGCCGCCGCCCGCGGTGTCGGTCTCGGCCGCACCCGCACCGGTGGCCGAGAAGCCGGTGGAGGTCGCCGCGAAGCCCGCCCGGAAGATCAACCCGCTGCTCACCGCCGGTGTCGGCGCGGCCGCGTTGTTCCTGCTGATCGCCGCCGCCCCGGCCGCGCTGCGCGGGCACCTGACGGTCTTCGCCCTGGCCATCGTGATCGGCTACTACGTGATCGGGCACGTGCACCACGCCCTGCACACCCCGCTGATGTCGGTCACCAACGCGATCTCCGGGATCATCGTCGTCGGCGCGCTGCTCCAGCTCGGCCACGGCGGACCGGTCGTCACCGGGCTCAGCTTCGTGGCGATCCTGCTGGCCGGCATCAACGTCTTCGGTGGCTTCGCGGTGACCCGCCGCATGCTCGCCATGTTCTCGAGGAGCTGA
- a CDS encoding complex I 51 kDa subunit family protein, with translation MIAEVTASGLRGRGGAGFPAGIKWQTVADTVSAQKFVCCNADEGDSGTFADRMLMEGDPFTLIEGMTIAAYAVGATEGYLYIRSEYPDAIRTMRDAIAVAREQGWLGHDILGTGLRFDLFVREGAGAYICGEETAMLESLEGRRGMVRAKPPIPAITGLFGMPTVVNNVLTLASVPAIVAGGAAAYQALGVERSRGTQVFQLAGNIARGGVFETAFGMTLHNLINDYGGGTRSGRPIRAVQVGGPLGAYLPADGLDLPMEYEAFAAAGAMLGHGGIVVFDDTVDMAAMARFAMEFCAEESCGKCTPCRVGAVRGVEVIDKIVAGQDTDDNLALLGDLCELMTEGSLCAMGGLTPMPVRSALLHFADDFGPNGRRPS, from the coding sequence GTGATCGCCGAGGTCACCGCGTCCGGGCTGCGCGGCCGCGGCGGCGCCGGATTCCCGGCCGGCATCAAATGGCAGACCGTCGCCGACACGGTGAGCGCCCAGAAGTTCGTCTGCTGCAACGCCGACGAGGGCGACAGCGGCACGTTCGCCGACCGGATGCTGATGGAGGGTGACCCGTTCACCCTGATCGAAGGCATGACCATCGCCGCCTACGCGGTCGGCGCCACCGAGGGCTACCTCTACATCCGTTCCGAGTATCCCGACGCGATCCGCACCATGCGCGACGCCATCGCCGTGGCCCGTGAGCAGGGCTGGCTGGGCCACGACATCCTCGGCACCGGGCTGCGGTTCGACCTGTTCGTGCGCGAGGGCGCGGGCGCGTACATCTGCGGTGAGGAGACCGCGATGCTGGAGAGCCTGGAGGGCAGACGCGGCATGGTCCGCGCCAAACCCCCGATCCCGGCGATCACCGGCCTGTTCGGCATGCCGACCGTGGTCAACAACGTGCTCACCCTGGCGTCGGTCCCGGCGATCGTCGCCGGCGGCGCCGCCGCCTACCAGGCCCTCGGCGTCGAACGCTCCCGCGGCACCCAGGTCTTCCAACTGGCCGGCAACATCGCCCGCGGCGGCGTCTTCGAGACCGCCTTCGGCATGACACTGCACAACCTGATCAACGACTACGGCGGCGGTACGCGCAGCGGCCGCCCGATCCGCGCGGTGCAGGTCGGCGGCCCACTGGGGGCGTATCTGCCGGCCGACGGCCTCGACCTGCCGATGGAGTACGAGGCGTTCGCCGCCGCCGGTGCGATGCTCGGGCACGGCGGCATCGTGGTCTTCGACGACACCGTGGACATGGCCGCGATGGCCCGCTTCGCCATGGAGTTCTGCGCCGAGGAGTCCTGCGGCAAATGCACCCCCTGCCGGGTCGGCGCGGTCCGCGGCGTCGAAGTGATCGACAAGATCGTCGCCGGGCAGGACACCGACGACAACCTCGCCCTGCTCGGCGACCTCTGCGAGTTGATGACCGAAGGGTCGCTGTGCGCGATGGGCGGCCTGACCCCGATGCCGGTACGCAGCGCGCTACTGCACTTCGCCGACGACTTCGGCCCGAACGGAAGGCGCCCCTCATGA
- a CDS encoding thioredoxin domain-containing protein — translation MVTTIYVPRDSAALSLGADQVAAELELAAAAEGRPVRIVRNGSHGMLWLEPLVEVVTDRGRIGYGPVAPGDVDDLVAAGLLDGADHELCQGVVTDLPWMRDQTRLCFARVGVTDPLAPDDYLAHGGLAGLRRALETPRPT, via the coding sequence ATGGTGACCACGATCTACGTGCCCCGCGACTCGGCCGCGCTGTCGCTCGGCGCCGATCAGGTCGCCGCCGAGCTCGAACTGGCAGCGGCAGCGGAAGGCCGCCCGGTCCGGATCGTCCGCAACGGCTCGCACGGCATGCTCTGGCTGGAACCACTGGTCGAGGTGGTCACCGACCGCGGCCGGATCGGGTACGGCCCGGTCGCCCCCGGCGACGTCGACGACCTCGTCGCCGCCGGACTACTCGACGGCGCCGACCACGAACTGTGCCAGGGCGTCGTCACCGACCTGCCGTGGATGCGCGACCAGACCCGGCTCTGTTTCGCCCGCGTCGGCGTCACCGACCCGCTCGCACCCGACGACTACCTCGCCCACGGCGGACTGGCCGGCCTGCGCCGCGCCCTGGAGACACCCCGGCCGACGTGA